A stretch of DNA from Anopheles nili chromosome 2, idAnoNiliSN_F5_01, whole genome shotgun sequence:
ATGACCGACAGGCGCATGAACGTGTATATACACACACGTGTTACGATTCGCCGACCGCACAAAGCTCCAGATGTAACATTCTGACGGTGAATTTATGTTTGCTCCCTCATCAATCCCACCACTCGGCACCCTTACAGCTTTCGGGTGTGTGGTTTAATTCGATCGTCATTTTTTGACATTCCCTGCCGCCCTCGCGACCAGCGAAATGCAACGAGACAAGTGAAGGTTGTTTACAATTTTGGGTGGGATTTATGTATTCGCCCTCAGGCAGCAGCAGAGCATCATCGAGCATGTTATGCTCGTCAGGTTGCTGGTCCAAATGATTTGTTTCGATTACACAAGCGACATCCGATCGTGGTTTGTCTCGGTTAGCAGCTGTTATTAGTGAGCTGCCCGGGCTTAGTGAGTTGAGGTATTACCTTCTGAAATACAGAGCCAGCCAAATTTGAACAATCACAACACAATGCACGTATGAAACGCCCATCGAATGATAGGTATAACGCTaaattgagagagaaaaaaacgacgaacggacgaacatTGGCGCTTCTGAATCGATCTTTCGATTTCCGTTAATTATAAACGGATGCCCTATGCAGACCATGATTTTCTTCGTGCACGTTTGCGGTTCAGCTTCGACTTTGAAATCCCTCAAAGTGGAGGAAATGTGTTCCGGAGAACCACAGAAAAACTCTGCCCCACCCGACCGACCgggtgaataaataatttccaaCTTCCGCCATTATTTCTCGCTTCAGTTATTTATAGCCTTTGGCATTAAATTGTTCTGCGAGCGGGTTAAATTGTATAGTAGAAAGCTGAGTCTTAGCGCTGAGCCGTTTTGTATGTGAAACGAGCCGCGATGAATGCTCGAATGCAACACATCATCCCAGATAATAGGTATCGGGTTGGTTAGGAAATGACTCCACGCCAGGAAACCGAATGGACCGAATGTTTCCCGAAAATGTTCCTTTTCCACGACTCTTGCGCTTCCTGTAATCtttaagtgatttttttttatttcattgtgTTAAAATTGAGCAGAACCTTGCGGGCGTTCGAAAAGCACGAGGTGAAACTGTTTGCATAAAACATGGCGTGACCGGTGGCGTGATCAAACATGATGCAATCTTTTGCAGTGGTGCACTTGTTTTTTTCGGAAGGCGCATTCGGAATCCGTACTCAAGGGGATAAAACGAAACGTTCCATGAGTCTCGCCATGCACGATTCCATCGCCGTTTTGCAAGATTGCTTCTCACGAACATGTTTTATGTAGCCACGACGGTGAGATTCCTTGTTAACTATGTTTTCACCATCGAATCTCTAATACAGAAAGCACAAATTGAAACCAAAATTGCATGGTTAGGTTTGAGAATTCGTGTACTTTGGAGGCATCTTACTACACGACTTTGTTGATAGAACAACCTCAACGGAATCTAAGAACCGCAGAAATATTGTCATTTTGTTGGCAGCATATTCTCGAAAGCATAGTGGTATTGTTCTTGATAATGTTTGTGTCGAAAACCACTTCAACTGTGGTGCACCACTGTCAGtacaaaaacaagcaaacccgTAGATTATCGATGATAGATGCATACGAGTCCGCAGGGTGAGCGTTCAAGAGCAGCATATTACTGAAGCGAAATCTTTATCGTTTGTTTAGAACCACGTCTATGGTATGTCCCATCCCACCACTATCACAAAAAACGCCTAGAAACTTTCGTCCTTTAGCGTCGTATGCTCGTCAGCAGGCTCTTGAGGGTgtagagtgttttttttcggttgattTGTGAAATGCGAGACAAATCTCCTGATTAAACATTTCAGCTCGACGAATGTTTGGCACGTTTGGAATTTTTTCGTACGTCCATGCCGGAGGGGCGTTTGAGACAGCGCAGAAGATCGCAGCGATCGCAGGCAAGAAAAGATATATTATCTGTCAAACAATACGGACGGCgcagtttgtttgttttattttgttttcgcgcCCGCCACATGGGTTTGTTGACTATCTGAGCCATTAGAGAGGAATTTGAACGAGCTAGAGAAGAGTTTTGCATACCCCGATCGCTGGATAGGATATTTGAATGCAAAATAGCTAAAACGTTTCACGTTTGGCGATGAAAGGTGAAAACGGATTTAAAACGCTCAGCGTGAAATATAATCTCCCGTTATTTGATAATGGAgattattgcaaaaaaaaaaagaagtgttCTATTACGACGAATGATTCCGCTAATCCCCTCCTTGATGAAAGAGGAGTTTTCCTGCATGAAACCGCGTGCAGCGTAATTGCACTTTGATCTGCACATAAATTACGACGTCGGCTTTTAGCTCTGATTGATCGGTGGTAATGATTTTTATCCGATAAACACATAGATCAATCTGTTCGACTACAATCGATTTGGCTTCAAACGTGCGTCCATCTCGATGGCCTTCGGCAAATGTTGCTCACTTCACGCAGAAGAaaggacaacaacaaaaaaataccgtCCTGACAAAAACGGACCCCCAGACGAACAGGTTTCGCATCGGCGTGCTGcgttccaccagcagcaggttgAAGTTGAAATTGAGGTTAGTAGTGTTGTGCCAAAGACTTGTAATGTAAGCAAACCGACGATGGCTGGCAAACCAAACTAGCTCCGTCCGGTCGCCGGTCGATCGAGCAGCCGGTCCTCCCGGGACACATGGCGTAGTGGCGCACCCAAGCTAGAAGAACCACCAACAAGCATATGCGTGTGCAGGGGAAAGCCAAGCGATGGCCAGGCACGCGTTCGTGGCGGAGGTGATAAACATGATTCTACGAAATGCTATTAATAACTGCTTTGAAAAATCCAGCCTTTACCCCCCGGGAGAGGGATGTGGAGTAGCTTTTGTATTTTCTCGCGCAACCAGATCGAACGACGTTTCGAAAGAACGACGGCCAAAGTTCACGCCGGCTACGCTTTGGttggttttcaaatttttcgGGGCTCGTATGCGATCTGATCGGGATTCCTTCACGGGCTACTAATCGCCATCGGCTTCCCACTCGATGCTCTTCCTGGAAGGGGCAGCAAAGTATCGATTATGATCGACATCCATCCTGTGACCGTGTGCGGTTGGCGGTGTGTAGTGTCGTGGTGGAGAAACCATGATTCATCGGCTGGTTCGATCGGCTTGCACGGTCTCTCGGATGCATGTGAAGATGCATCAGACCAACCACGCGTGTGAGgcggcgtgtgtgtttgttctatttttaataatttatccAACGAAACCTTAACCAGCTAGAGAAACCACCAAGAGACGGACGGGGCGCGCTAATAggatggagttttttttttctctcggttGGTTTCTCGGTTGCTTCTCGTCAGCGAGCCGATCATCGAGACGATCTAGCTCGCgcctttgtttttggttttccgtTGTTTGGCCGTGTTGGTTTGAGTGGTTTTGAATTTCGTCGCACAatatatttgattattttttttctccgaatCTAGCGACATCGATGTTATTTCGAGTGTATTTAAACATTTCTGGTTTCATTTTAGGTCCCATTTTTTTACCTTTCTAATGGTTGATCTATTCTTCTTTATGTAACCCCGAAGaagatttttcaaacaaaggGAACAAACagcgaggaaaattgaaaagctGCACATTCAATATGTGTGATTGAATTCGGGATTTATTTGAATGAGAGAATGCATTTTAGCGTCTCGAAGGGTTTGCTTTATGTTGCAAACCATTGTGCAACTATGCTGCATAAAGCGCATAGCCGCCGGTTAATTGGttaatttgatataaaacatcTGCTTTTttctgcagcaaaaaaaacgctatgtcgatagcaaaagaaacaaaaagaagtcTTACCCACACTCATGCTCAAAATGGTCCTAAAAAGAACGGTTGCCACAGTTTTGGTGTGCCGTCTGGACCCCGGAATCTGGCGTAAAACGTAGACCTTTAGCTTTCTGGTTAGGTCTgcctgcgcgcgcgcgctcgctcgtcAGCCCGGGAGCTcaattttcttgcttttttgcgCCATCCCGCGtcttgtttgtttactttcgaTTTCGAAGGCCTCGGCCGGTTACGTTCTAGTTGCCGCGGCCTTTTGGGCCATCGTTCCAATCGGCGATGCCCTGCTGGAGCGTCCAAGAGCGAGCTGATTATGCTTTCGGCAGTTTCAGGGGTTTTTTCCGTTGCTCTTGCTTGCGCGCTGTGCGTGCCGAAAGTGCCTGTCCCGCTGGTCCCGGGTCCGTTGGTTGCCCGAATCTGCTGCACTGCGGACGAGTGTATCGCATGAACGGTTCGCTTAGAGCATGGAAAAGGGAGAAAACGGTAGTGGACGAACGAtaaaatggagagaaaaaaaaagcgaaaaactgTAGCTAATGTTTTGCCCATCCCGGAGAGACCCATCTTCGGCCAGGCGGTGCAATAAACGTTCACCCGACTGGCCGAGGaagttttatgtttatgtgtATTGCAtttttgggtggtggtggcgaaggCTGCGGTGCATTATCGGAACGACAGCCAGCCAAATGGAACCGACACATAAACTCGCCGTTCACGGAAGCATTGGGTTTGATGGGGtggatgaagaaaagaaaaaaaccatctcCAAAAATCAGGTTCGCCCGAGGGATttcctgtgtgtgtggaagaGTGAATTAGATTTACAATGTCGAAACAAACATGATTGCCTGCACTAAAGCGAACCGAGTCGATGTGCAACTGCTCCGGTTGTTTCCCAACATGCCTATTTTAGTGTGataattaatgaaaaaaagagctaGCGCGTTGACTGGTTTAATGTACTCTATTTAAACTTTTATCTAGTAAATTGATCAATTCAATAGAAGTATTCCATTAGgcttgcacaaaaaaaaaacaggaacctGCTCTAGATTAAATAACTTACACATGTAAGGTCATTGGACACCATGAATAGAAACTAGGACACGGGTCACCTGTGTGCAACATCACTATCCTCCAGGACATATGCCCTTATCTCAAGCAAGAGAAGATTTTATGAACGACCGGACGTGCAGCACTATAAATGTTTCATGAGCAACGACATTCGCTGGCTTCGTTGCAACCTGCAGCGCCTGCAGATAAGATAGAATGCGCAATGACGGCGCCAGGGATGTTTTGAAAGTTCCACATCCTCTTCCCACAGGGCCAACGACGCCGGGACATGAGATTAGAAATCAGCATCAAATCTAGCAAAGTAATGCCAGGTGACCGGGCAAAACATTTCGGTGAGTCCCATTTCCAGTGGGACGTAGCGATTGGGACAGAATACCGTCAGACCATTGCAACCCGTTACACCGAAGAACCGCATTAGGCACGTTTTATGCCACGCTGCTGTGAAGCCCCCGAAGCAGCAGGAAGAGTTCTCTCGCAACCAACGAGAGTCCCTCGATGGAAATGGTCATACTTTTTGCATCGTCACATGCACCATCAGACGGAAGGATGGTTCGGTCATCCCAAAAGGCCATAGTGTTCCATCCTTCCGCCGAAgggttggtgtttttgtttgggtggtttggttgAAAGATCATAAATTCACTGCGCAAGTAAACGAAACACgtaatcgaaatgaaaaatacacacaaccGCTCCCCCCAAGGCCGTGTTGTGACTTGCGGAACACGTATATACCGTTTCTCGAGCGGGCTGTTTCTGGAAATCTAGCGCAACATCCACTACGCTACGTTCGTCCGTTTGTGCGCTGGTTATCCCGAGGCAGCTGTGTATGTAAATTTACATCGACCTCTCACCGTTTCTCAAGAGCATCGAAACACGGTGCAGGAGAGGCCAGATTCGGTGCAGGaataaaatcattccacgGATATGCTGCAGGGGCTTGTTTTGAGGATGGTTTGTTGGCTTCTGGACCGCAGAAGGCGAGATTCAGCATGCATGCGAAGATGCACACGATATGGTtggttattttatttgttttgtggttGGTTGGGCGCGGCACCGGTTAGGTGAATCACTTTCACCTCACACACGCTCaatgcagcagcaccaccagctgAACCCTCCCAAGGTTCGGTTTTGTATTTGTTATCTTAACACGATTAGCtaattttgtttatgcttTCCGGGATCACCTTGTGGTTGTGGTCGGTTCAATCATGTATCGCTCATTGTGATACGGTTTTTATGGTCGAGAGCCTTCTTACGATCCCCCTTTCCAGTTTACGGATGAACATGTAGAATTTTATGGCACAATTTATGATGGAATTACTTTCACATCTCCCACCCGCCACCCTGAACGGGAATCGTTATGATTTAAGTAACAACTTGTTCTCACGATGGCGTGGAATGTGCGATAATGAAGAGGAGCTTGTTAAATTACTCCACAGTGACAGCGGATAACGTAATAAGAAGGGGCGAGTCTATCGATAATTCCAGCCCGAGCGTTTGCCCAACTTCACCCCACGGAACCAAACCCGTTGGTgcgggggggtgggggggtggcacaggagggaggaagggggggggggtggtcaCGACGTACGATCCCTTAGGGTGTCATTGCCCGCTGCGACGCACGCGCTCTCTTTGATCAGCTGCTGTGCCGTGCTGTGAAAGTGCATCCGAAATTGGGGGCAATATTAAATTTAACGACTCGCAGTGCGTGCGCATAAATTAGTTTTGCCCTCTCGCTGGCGTTGGTGCTCGTTTGGCGTATGCTTTCTTCGCAGTTTGCCTGACGACCAGAGCAACCGCATGCCGCCCTAGAACGGGCCTGTGTCAGCTGTTTTGGGGTGCCTTTTCCTCTGTCCAAGCGTGCTGCCCTCTAGCGGGTGGCAGCCGAAGCGTAACGATGCACTTGGGTGCAGCCGCACAAAAGCCGTCTGCGTGGTACGTCTTGATCCCGAATAAACCCCACGCTGGGTGCGATTTATTCGCTTCACCATTAGGCCATCCTCCGCAGCGGGAACGAGGTCTCCGCATGTGCATGTTCggtttggtggcattttctgCCACATTTATCACTCGCCTGcatctttcgctcgctcagCCGCTCTTCGGTTTCCCTATTTTGGTTGCAACCGAGCCACGCGGAGCTCGCTTTTCATTCGAATCCGATGAGTCATGCTCTCGGGACTGGGTGGCTGGGACCGGAATCTAACGATCTAGCGGACCTGCGACACCCGTTGACATCAGTGGCGCGGCCTCCACGTTGTTGCATAAGTAGATAGGATGTCCTCGACGATGGATCccccgatcgcgatcgcgcttaAGAGAACGTAATTAtgacttttgtttttatgtttattcgACAAAGCCACTCCGCGGGGTTTTACTACTATGTTGAAGGTCTTAGGACGGGCGTTGGACGTCGCCAGCCGAGACACTCCGCGGGTACTTCGTGCTGCGAGCTTCGCATTTCTGGCACGGCATCTCATAAATCATGCTCTTTAAAGGGTTTTCGAGCGCGCTTCGCTGTTGGATGGCTTGGGTGCGAAGGTTACTCCAACAaccgtttcgttgttttttttttatctacgcAGTTTCCCTTTCGTTACGCGTCCAGGCGCGTTCCGTTGGGCTCAACGTTTCGCTTAACGAACGATCGTTCTGGTTGTTGTCACAGTGCCCTAGCTTCCACACCCTGGCGACGGTGGGTCTCGCTTGATAATCGGTCGTTGTTGGACCTCCTTCAGGGAGGTCGGTAGATGGTGCTACCTCGGTTTCCGACCATACCCAACCGTAATCTTatcgcaaaaaagaaaagaagcgaaccgTTCGAGAAATCGCTGTGGGAAAAACAGCGGTTTGCAGTGATTGTTTGGTTGGTTCAGTTGGTTTTACAACCCGTTGAGCTCCACTCGAAAGGCCTATCTGTAGGGTGGGACGGCCGAAAATATcgccgaagaaaaagaaatccaaatAGATGGATGAATTATTGGTGCTcaaatttgtttatgtttgcttgCGGTCGCAGCATAAGAGATATGCTCGTGGGGTGACTCGCGAGTTGAAGGAAGCTTAATGGAACGGCGCACACGGTCGTCAGAAAGGTTACGCAATCGCCGACATCGCGTGGATATATATTTTTCGGTTTCGAATTCGGACCCCGGTGAAGTCCCCAATCACGTGCTCCTTGGACCCCCGGGCTGACCCTCGCCAGGCCACGGAttggagtgagagaaagaattATGGTGGGCATTTGTCCCGTTGGCGCGAGAAAACAATGTGACCTACTCACCGTCGTTCCTGGCCCGGTGCCCAGGGAGATGGATTGATGGTAAAGGCACTTTCGGCGGTACCATTGgaagtagtttttttttgtgtgaacgagaatcgtttcctttttctttatttcactTCGCTTCTCCTTGTGCGTGCTGCGGACAGCTCAAATCAACCGCATGCCGCAGTCAATTAGGCCAATGGcgaatggtttttgttttactttttgcttTATTGTGCTTCGTTTCTTTCTGCCAACAAGGTTTGCGATCCGCCGAAACATTCATAATTGAAGgcgaattttttttcgtcgagAATTTTAAAGTGTACGCTTTAAGTCCAGCGGGTGACGAATGGCGCGCCGGtaaagtgaaattaattttgcttgACTTAAAGAAATGTATATCCCGTTTCGGAGAAGGGTGAATTTTCCTGTTAAATTTGACCATAAtatttttgaattaaaaagCTTAAATGTATAAGTGCAACATACTAAATGCTTCAAACAAACGGCTATCAAATTATATCTTGATCGTGTGATCTTTCATTCTATGTTGACTTGCCAACATTCGAATGAATTATACTTCTCCTTGTCATCCCTGCTAACTTGCTaacgaatgatttatttaccACCCATTCAAGAGCAACTCAGTAGCCCAAAGTGCAGCTGCAAGAAGCTAGCAGTACCCACAATTCCTCGACAAAACAACCGCGAAACGGCAATGCTATGCCCGATCGGTCATTAAGAGTTGTGGTTCTTTCAGTTCCAGGCTCTCAGATAATGCTATGCCCAATGCCTCGCACGTGCTACCTTCAAGGATCCCCTTCTTTTAGGGAGGGTTAAATAGCATGCGCAATGTTGGGGCGTTGTCTCAGGCGTTCTCCCAAAGGTTTGGCCCCCGCAATCGACGCGTTCCTTTTGTCACCTGGAATCTATAATTTTCAGATCATTAGCTCGATCTTACGGGGTGAAGCTTACTACTGGCCACGCAAAACGGCCAGTATCTGGCCGTTCGAGCGATACAATGAATGGCTAAATGGGGTGCTGCCACGGGTGCCATGAGATGGTTGCGTAAAATATCGATACTGCTTGCGAGGCGCTGAGTCACAGTCACGCCGAGTGGCCACGCAAGGCGCGATAGGGAAAGGCTGGCTTACCATAATTTGGCAATTACGTTTACGGTTAAGCCTCTTACTGCTGCCGAATGGGTTTTTGTGCAGGTGTACATTGACTTCTGCGAATGGAATGTGCGACAacaacagggaaaaaaaatatggtaaAACAAATGTAGAAGTCTCCTGCCTTTGAAGGTGGTGCAAATTAGAATACCTATATGACATCAGTGGGACCGGTGTGCTGGCTTTGGTTTGGAAACACCTACGGTAATGTTCTGAAATTTACATACAAAATTGATGATAAACTGCCACTCGTTTGTCTATGTGTCGGACTCATTTCACTGAAGCGGTTTTCTCGAAGCTAGATGGCACAACACCATATTCGTGTTAATGCTATGCATAAGCACGTATCGGTTTCATTGAGTTATAGAGCAGAAATCGAAGAATCGAAAATTCGAATTGTGAAACAATTCTGCAAACTCCAGGCAAACGGCTTGTGAAACAAAACTATCGCTTTGATGTGCGAAAACGCGAACCATTTCAATGTTGCAGTCGCTCCTGTAGTGTGGCAGAGCAGAAATCGATCGCATTTACATATCTCCCTTTGGTGTGTACGGTTGTATGACGAGCTGCGACATCGTCAGCTGGCAGAAGCAAATGGTGGAATGGCGTGGCTTAacgcagcagaagaaaaccgaaaaaaggcGTTCTTTGCAAGCGGATGTTGTATGCACACACGTTCACATACGCATCACGTTTTTTTGGGACCAAATGGCGAATGGGGATGTGGGAGACGGACCGACAGCCATTTATGACAGATGACTTCCCAAAGAGTCGTAaagttttctcttttctcacACGTGTTATCGCAAAAATGTGATCGCATCATGGTCTAAGAATTCCATCCCACCCGGGAGTGGCTAAGCTGTGGTGACGTTTACGAGCTTGAttgagaatgtttttttttgtgacaaaaATCGGTTTGCGTTAGATAATCGAGTTTTGAAAGCTTAAAAAGTATttttgatagttttttttcttcaaacaatttaaatttgttctCCTCCTAAAACTTGGCttttgttggtgttttattttttttttcgagttgGTAAATGTCCTTTTAAAGTATCCTACTCGATTGTTCTGAAGCGCAGTGAAAGTGAGCTTCATAAACGTGATATTTTATTCTTCCTTAAggtaatttgtttgtttcgatcGACATGAAACACTCCCACCGTACCTCACGTGAACGTGATGACGATGTTTGCGTTTCGGTTTGCTAATGGTGAAGGTTCTTGCGGGCAAATTGCATTTCCATGTTAGACAGGCTCCGAAGCAAGGTTATCGTGCTGCTGCACCTAGCAAGTGGCTGGTTGCACTTTGGCGAATGTAGGCGAAAGAGCACGATTCCTCCACAGGCCACGATCGGTTGCCTTCAACGGGACGTTTCAAAGCAACAGTTACCGATGCTTTAATGTCTGCTTCCACAGAATACCTCTCGTTGATCGGTGCATTGATTTCGTCCGTAGCCATAGCCATAGACAAAGGAATGCATGCCATACATACACGTGTgacaattattcaaatgatgCTCGCGATAGAGCTGTCATTCGATGGGGTAATTAATCATGCTTACAGATTCGTCGATTAGATGGACTTGCTCGGCTAGCTGCCCACCAAGTGCGGtcactttattgaatgatATACAGATTCAGAGAGTACAGGTGAAGGAGAAATGAAAATCTCGATTGTCACTTAGCATTTAATTGGCTAGTAGCAGCAGATTCCTTCCATCGACTTGGAGCAATGTTCCTCATCCTCGGTGTCGTAATACGCCATCGGCTTGACTCCGAGCTGAAGCAACTGGCGAACGGTGGCGTTCAGATGTCCGCACTCCCAGCGATTCTCGTCCATGTACAGTGTCTGCAGGTGCGGGAACGAATGGTTCACTTCGCACATGCTCAAATAGCGCAGACGATTGCGTGCCAAGTTCAGCTCCTGGAGCATGCTAAAGCGCCACTCGCTCGCATCCAGAACACTCAGCAGGTTGTCGTGCAGCAGCAGATTGGAAAGGCGCGGCAGATGCAGTGAACCATCGGTCGAGATGGTCTGGATGCGATTGTTAGCCAGGTTCAGCTTCCACAGATCCGTGGCCATATCGAACAGGGAGAAGCTAACCGTCTCCAAATAGTTGTGTCTGAGATCGAGCGTACGCAGGGCTGGTAAAGCTGCCACGAAATCGATCGACTGGAAGCGATTGTAGCTAAGGTTTAGCTCTCGCAGCTGGTAACTTTGGCCCGGCTCGACGATCAGCTCGAAGAAGTAATTATGTGAAGCGTCCAACGTGCGCAGGTTCGTCCAGAGCACCATCGACTGCAGAGATACGTTCTGCATCTCAAGCTTCTCCGTGGACTGCAGTCGATCCGCTAGCTCCTTGCTGATGGACACTACGTATGTCGAATCGTCCGAAAGCGGGTATGTCCCGAAAGCCAAATGCGGATGGTCCGGGAACTCGTACTCGGACAGATCCATCGACTCCACGATGGTGAAGTTGGAAATTTCGCACTCATTCTCCCGCTGTTCGTTGCACTCTAGCTTCCGTCCGATGGCGCACCCAAACGCGATCGCTACGAGAAAACTGCATgggaaaaagacaaaaacacAATCACTAGCAATCACAGGACACTGCTCTCAATGCGTTACCCACCACAGTACGAGCTTGCAGGACATGCTTGCGAGTAGCATCAGCTAATGCGCGTTTGCACTTGCACGATTGCACTGATCCTAACCGGCCACTGCGGAGTTGCGGATTCGACTGCTTGATGGCAGAGTTCCGTATTTATACGCCACATTCCTGTCGCCGTTCAGAATGTGGAAGAAATGTGGAACAAACCATGTAGTAAGCCCTCAAATGGGGTAGATGCCGTCAATTAGTAGGACGAAGATAACGCGGGCTTAAATCTTGCATTTGTACCGCCTCGGACCGTGATCCTACGCGAATCGTCAAGTGTGCGTGCGGTGATTTAAGAGATGTGATCAACGCAACCTTGTAATTTGGAATTCCGACACCGAGAGAGAGCGTTGAGACCCTTGCAGAATTTCACCCGACCTGCTATCAGGAAGGTCTCGTTAGATGTTCCGATATGCATCGCTTTCGTGTCCTGCGAAATCGCTTCGTGGAGGTTTGGGAAATGTTTGCCATGGATGGAACTTTAGATGCTTGTTTTTGTGGGGCGAAACATTGCGATTTTGCTTAACAAAAATAGAACACGGTCAGTCTATCTCCGCAATGTCAGATCGTGTGGATTCCGGAACGAGCTCGAGGCAAAAGGCTCGCAGCGGAGTGAAACCCgtgattgaatttaaattgaaattagaCACGGCGCTGGAATGACCGCCAACCGCGCTCGGTGACTGCAGGAAACAACCGTTCGGCACGACTGACTAGGTGCCGCTTGTAAAAGTCAAGAACGACACGAACCCACGAGAGAAGTGCCGATATCCAGCCTCCCCAGCAGACGGGAAATAGAGACGGGTTTGGTTTgtgatgctgatggtgttggGCTTCAGGCGca
This window harbors:
- the LOC128720826 gene encoding chondroadherin-like protein encodes the protein MSCKLVLCFLVAIAFGCAIGRKLECNEQRENECEISNFTIVESMDLSEYEFPDHPHLAFGTYPLSDDSTYVVSISKELADRLQSTEKLEMQNVSLQSMVLWTNLRTLDASHNYFFELIVEPGQSYQLRELNLSYNRFQSIDFVAALPALRTLDLRHNYLETVSFSLFDMATDLWKLNLANNRIQTISTDGSLHLPRLSNLLLHDNLLSVLDASEWRFSMLQELNLARNRLRYLSMCEVNHSFPHLQTLYMDENRWECGHLNATVRQLLQLGVKPMAYYDTEDEEHCSKSMEGICCY